A window of Desulfuromonas soudanensis genomic DNA:
GTCGGCCAGGTAGGTCGTCAAGCCTTCCGACCAGTTTCCTCCGGACGGATCGATCCGGACGCCGTTCCCCCACCAGGAGTGGGCGATTTCGTGGCCGAGACTCGTCTCGACAATAAAGGGGAGGGGGACGACCGTGCTGCCGAGAAGGGTCCAGCCGGGAAAGCCGTACCCGGTGGGGAAGAAATTTTCAACCACGGAAAATCGCGGGAAGGGGTAGGGGCCGAAGAGGTCGCTGTAGAGCTTCAGATACCCCTTGGCGGCCTCGAGGTAGACCTCGGAGAGCGCCGCGTGTTCGGGGTAAAAGTAGGTGGAGACGGGGATGCCGGGGGCGGCTTCTTCCCGGAGGCGGTAGGGGCCTGCAACGAGCGTCGCCCCGGTCCGGGGGGTGGTCGTCTGCCAGAGCGAGAAGCTGCGGCCGTCCCGTGTGCCCCGCTCGACCCGGATCCCCGATGTCACCCCTTCGATTCCCTCCGGAGCTTCCAGATACAGGCGCAAGAGGAACCGGCTGCCAGGCAGCTCCGGATACCAGCCGGACCCTTCGGCAAGAAACGTCCCCCGCGGGCCGACGGATGCCGAGACTCCGTAGGTCGGATCCTCGCTGTGGGCCGGGCTCTCCGGAACAGCATCGCCGAAGGTGGCGGCATAGCGGACAGTGACCAGGATCTCCTCCCTTCGTCTGGCTGCCGGCAGGGGAAGGGTCAGCCGGCCGTTGTGCCAATCGTAGAAGGAAGGATGTCCGGCCAGCTCGACACGTTCTATGCGGGCCTGCGGCGCCATCAGCAGGATAAGTTGCGAGGCGCCATCGGGGCCGATGGTCATGACGGCGGTCCCCTCCACTCTCCCCTCTTCGGGTGCGAGGAGAAGACGCAGGTCGAGGTGTCGGATCGTCGGGGAGGCCAGCGCCGACGGCACGGGGAGGAGGAAACAGGAGACGATGGCAGCAATGAGCAATCCAGGCCAGTTCATTGCCGGCAATTATAACCGAAAAAGGGACGAACGGCATTGCCCTGGCTGCCTTTGCCGCAGGACACGGTCAGGACGGTTAAGGTCTGGCCCGGGCGAATTTCTTTTCCATCCCCTGAAGGATCTCCTGGTCGCTTGCCCCGAGGTTCTTCCAGAGAAAGGCGAGCATGGCCTGGCCGTAGCAGATATTGCAGCCGGCGGCATGATCGTCGAACTGGCCTCCCGCCTTCCCCTCCTGCCAGAAACAGGAGAGAAGACTCTTATGCCCCATGGCATCGCAGAAGCAGTAGCAGGGAATCCCCTGTTCCTTGACGGCGACGTTGGCGGTCCCCAGCAACTCGGGTTCCACCACCGCGATCTTGTAGCCGACCTCCACGGATTCGCTGGTGAAGACGAAGGAAGGAAAGTTGCTTGCCTCCCAGTCCTGCTCGGGATACTTCTTTTCCAGCAGGGCGGCGGACTCCCTGGTCAGATCGGCCATCTTCATCTTCGCAATCCGGTCGAATTCCTTCTGCTGAAAAGCATCCATGGAAAGGGCCGTGAAAGGGGTGAGAAGGGCCGCGCCAGCCAGGAAAAATACGGAAAATCTAAAAATTCGTTTCATAAGACGATCTCCCTGAGTTGGGGGTCAGAAGGGGTTGTACAACTGCCAGTTGCTCGTCCGGAACCATTGGCCGACGATGATACAACCGACCTGGCCAAGGAGGACGACGAGAAATAGGATGTTCAGCCAGCGTCTCTCCCGGGCAAACCAGCGTCCGCCGGAGAAAGGTCCTCGGTCGAGGAAGGGAACCAGGAACAAAAAGAAAACGATCAGGGTAGGAAAAACAACCCCGCCGAGAAAGGCCGAGTGGCTGACCATCTCCTGGACGCCGACGAAGTACCAGGGGGCCCTGACCGGGTTGGGGGGGTGAAGGGGGTCGGCGCGCTCGTAAAGAGGCGCATCGATGATGAGCGACAGGGCCAGCAGGGCGGCCAGGGTCAGCAAAGCCACGGCGCCTTCAGCCCGGTAGAGCCAGGGCTCGGCCGGCACCTTTTCCCCCGGATCTCCGACTGCGGCGGCAAGGCCGCCATCCTTGCGGATGCGCCACAGGTGCAGGGCGCACAGGACGAGAATCGCCAGGGGAATTGCGCCCGCATGCAGGGCGAAGGCTCGCGATAACGTCTCCGGGCCAATCGCTTCGCCGCCGAGGAGGAAAGTCTGCAGCACCGGGCCTAAAAACGGATAGTATCCGACCAGGCTCGAACCGACCTTGACCGCCCAATAGGAAATCTGGTCCCATGGCAGGAGGTAGCCGGTGAAGTTTGCCGTCAGGATCAGCAGCAGAAGAAAGAGTCCGTAAACCCAGTTCAATCGGCGGTTTTGGTAGCTCCCTGTCAGAAAGACCCGCCCGAGATGGAGCACGGCCAGGATGACCAGGGCATTGGCCGCCAGAAAGTGCAAGTTGCGCACCAGGGCGCCGAATCGCAGGGTCGTGGTGATGTGCAGGATGCGTTCGTATGCCTCCTGCTGCTCCGGCACATAGTAGAGAAAGAGGGTCAGGCCGGTGGCGAGCAGTACGCCGAGACAGGTGAGGGCAGCGATACCGAGTCCCAGGGTCGTCAGGGGATGGAGCGCCCGGAGGGTGATCGTGGGAGCGTGCAGGTGGTCGAAAAAATTTCGCCTCTCTTTGGCCATGGTCAGACCTTCTCCTGTTCGCCACTTATGTCAAGCCAGTCGGGCGTCGACCGTTTGTCGGCGGTATGGATCCAGAGCCGCCCCTCCCGGGCGCGGACGGCATGCCAGGGAAGGGGACGGTTTGCCGGGCCGGACCAGACCTCGCCCAGCGGACCGAACTGGCTGCCGTGGCAGGGGCAGAAAAAGCCCTGATCGACGGCGTTGACCAGGCAGCCGAGGTGGGTGCACTCCAGGCTGAGTGCCGCCAGCCGCTCCCCCCGGCGGATGAGGGCCACCTTCTTTTCCGGGAAGGGGACAGCCCCGTCGGCCGGCAGAAGATCGAGGGGGGCGAGGTCCGTCCAGTGGGCGGCGGAGAAGCGCCCGGCAGAGAGCCAGACGTCGAGCAGGAAGACGCCCAGGGCGGCGAAAGTGGTCCCGACCGTTCCGTAGAGGAAAGTCCTGCCCAGCCACTGCCGTCGGTCCATCGTCTTCCGATCCGTCATTACCTGCTCTCCGAAAATGTGCGCACCTTCTCCACCATTGCCCACAACTCCTCGCCGTTCAATCGGTTGCGGAAGGCCGGCATGGCCGTACCGGGGATGCCGTCGGCAATGGACCGGGCGATCCGCTCGTCGTCCTGGGGGGCGAAATAGGGGCGATTGGTCAGGTTGCGCGGCCGTGGCAGGTACTTCAGATGCTCAGGCCCCGTACCGGTGCCGGCGACGCCGTGGCAGCTCTGGCAGAGCTTGTCGAAGAGCGTATCCTCTGCCCGTACCGCCGGACGGGCGGGCAGCGGCGGCAGTTCTGCCTTGTCTTGGCGCGGTACGCCGATGAAGGCGCCGAAGAGGAGGTCGAGGAGGCGCTCGCGGCTCTCCCGGTCCAGGAGGCGGCCGTAGGGGGGCATGGAGGTGCCGGGAATACCCTTCTCGAGGCTTCCGGCGAGGCGTTCGTCTGCGACGCGGCGGAAAAATCCGGCGTTGCCTGCAAAAGCCCGTGGGAAGGCGGCCAGATTCGGCTGGATCGGCCCGAAGCCATCGCCGGCGGCGGCATGGCAGCGCTGGCAGAGGGCCATGTAGAGGTGCTTGGCGGCGGGGTCTGCCGCTGCGCCATGGCCGTCGTGGCCGGCTTCTTCCGCTACGGCTTGGCCATGAAGGGAGACCGGACCGACCGCCTCGGTTGTCAGCAGCCGCAGCATCTGAGTTCGTTCTTCATCGCTCAGGGAGATCGTCGGCATGACGGCGCCGGGGATGAGCCGGCCCGGGTTGGCGAGGAACTCCCCGAGAAAGTCGGCACTGCGCAGGTCGCCGATGTAGGTCAAATCCGGCGCTATTCGACCGTCCTCCTCGCCGAACCGATGGCAGGCCAGGCACTTTTTCCCTCGCAGGATGCCTGCTCCGGCTTCTGCCGGCAGCGCCGGCAGGGAGATCCGGCCGGCCTGCACCTGCATCGGGGTGGCGTAGTAGGGGTCCCTGACCCGGCTCTTGAGAAAATAGGCAAGCTGCGCGACCTGGGCGCTGGAAAGGGGAAAACGCGGCATGATCGAATTTTTCGGATCCTTCTTCGGCTCGCGAATCGCCACCTCGATCTGCGCCAGTCCCAAGTGGGAACCGATGGTGCTCAAGTCAGGGCCGAAGCGCCCTCCACGTCCCAGGCCGGCCACGTGATGACAGGTGTCGCAGGCCTTCTCCAGAAAGAGGCGGTATCCGCTCCAGGCGCGCTCTGCCCCGGGGAGCGGTCCCGGTTCATGACAGCGGAAGCAGCTGGCCTGCATCTCCTTCCCCTTCAAAACAGTGCGCGCCCCCAGACCGGGGAGGCCGTGGGAGATCGTTTCGTCCAAGGCCATCCCTTCGCCGAGGTGGCAGCCGGTGCAGCCGAGCCTCTCCGGCGAGTGGGGGGCGATGTCCGGATGTCCCTGGTGGGTGTGTTCGCCGGCGGTGATCGGCCTTCCGCCCCCGGGGTGGCAGGTGGTGCAGTGCTCCCGTTGCGGTCGCCCCCCCAGGTTGACGGTGATGTCGGAAATCAGACCGTGGTGATGGTGACGGCCACGCTGCCAGCCGACGAAAAGCACCGTCAGGGCACAGAGGCAGGCGAGCAGAGCCGCGAACATAAGCAGGCGGTCGATCCAGAAGGGCGGTTTTTTTGGTCCGTTGTTCATGCTATTGGGCTCCGAAGCGGTCACTGAACAACATTCACGTGCCGTGCCAAGGGATGCGCAGTCAAGTTTAGCCATTGTTAAGGGGATTGGCCAGCCGGGTTGGCCTGCGGGGGAGTGGAAATAACCCTTTTAAGGCGGAGCTGTCCGTTGCCCCCAAGCCAGAGGGTGGCTGATAATCCTCTTTGGCATAAGGCTTGAACAGATCTAACTTACGGATGGTAAAAAAATTTTCGGGGAAGGAGGTGAAACGGATGAAACGTATTCTGTCCATGTTGGTAGCAATGGTGATCGCTTTGTCGCTCGCTGCCTGTGCAACGACGCCGTCGCACAAGCACTCTTACAAGCAAATCAAGTGCCCCGCCTGTGGTTACCAGTTCGACAC
This region includes:
- a CDS encoding cytochrome b — its product is MAKERRNFFDHLHAPTITLRALHPLTTLGLGIAALTCLGVLLATGLTLFLYYVPEQQEAYERILHITTTLRFGALVRNLHFLAANALVILAVLHLGRVFLTGSYQNRRLNWVYGLFLLLLILTANFTGYLLPWDQISYWAVKVGSSLVGYYPFLGPVLQTFLLGGEAIGPETLSRAFALHAGAIPLAILVLCALHLWRIRKDGGLAAAVGDPGEKVPAEPWLYRAEGAVALLTLAALLALSLIIDAPLYERADPLHPPNPVRAPWYFVGVQEMVSHSAFLGGVVFPTLIVFFLFLVPFLDRGPFSGGRWFARERRWLNILFLVVLLGQVGCIIVGQWFRTSNWQLYNPF
- a CDS encoding PCYCGC motif-containing (lipo)protein, translating into MKRIFRFSVFFLAGAALLTPFTALSMDAFQQKEFDRIAKMKMADLTRESAALLEKKYPEQDWEASNFPSFVFTSESVEVGYKIAVVEPELLGTANVAVKEQGIPCYCFCDAMGHKSLLSCFWQEGKAGGQFDDHAAGCNICYGQAMLAFLWKNLGASDQEILQGMEKKFARARP
- a CDS encoding c-type cytochrome, with amino-acid sequence MNNGPKKPPFWIDRLLMFAALLACLCALTVLFVGWQRGRHHHHGLISDITVNLGGRPQREHCTTCHPGGGRPITAGEHTHQGHPDIAPHSPERLGCTGCHLGEGMALDETISHGLPGLGARTVLKGKEMQASCFRCHEPGPLPGAERAWSGYRLFLEKACDTCHHVAGLGRGGRFGPDLSTIGSHLGLAQIEVAIREPKKDPKNSIMPRFPLSSAQVAQLAYFLKSRVRDPYYATPMQVQAGRISLPALPAEAGAGILRGKKCLACHRFGEEDGRIAPDLTYIGDLRSADFLGEFLANPGRLIPGAVMPTISLSDEERTQMLRLLTTEAVGPVSLHGQAVAEEAGHDGHGAAADPAAKHLYMALCQRCHAAAGDGFGPIQPNLAAFPRAFAGNAGFFRRVADERLAGSLEKGIPGTSMPPYGRLLDRESRERLLDLLFGAFIGVPRQDKAELPPLPARPAVRAEDTLFDKLCQSCHGVAGTGTGPEHLKYLPRPRNLTNRPYFAPQDDERIARSIADGIPGTAMPAFRNRLNGEELWAMVEKVRTFSESR
- a CDS encoding ubiquinol-cytochrome c reductase iron-sulfur subunit; the encoded protein is MTDRKTMDRRQWLGRTFLYGTVGTTFAALGVFLLDVWLSAGRFSAAHWTDLAPLDLLPADGAVPFPEKKVALIRRGERLAALSLECTHLGCLVNAVDQGFFCPCHGSQFGPLGEVWSGPANRPLPWHAVRAREGRLWIHTADKRSTPDWLDISGEQEKV